The proteins below are encoded in one region of Solenopsis invicta isolate M01_SB chromosome 8, UNIL_Sinv_3.0, whole genome shotgun sequence:
- the LOC120358578 gene encoding protein ZBED8-like: MSEAKKKRRQYSAEYIKYGFIENPTNPSSPLCLLCQKTFSNEAMKPSRLQDHLNKMSSDKKDKDVTYFQDLEKKYTAQPTVSKLFSAASKQDDDGLRASYNISLLIAQKGKPHTIGEELILPAIKEVITTVLHKPATDIIRKIPLSNSSVQRRIDEMAENIEESLCDYLKTNQFSIQLDESTLPTNEALLLAYVRFIQDEKISQELLFARNLETDTKGETIFNTLEKFCDEKKIPLKNIISAATDGAPAMAGRHKGFIAYLKNKVPDVLAVHCVIHRQHLVARNLSERLFQSLQHVIKALCVANDEDFNRLLFHTEVRWLSRGTCLTRFYNLFDSVIEFLENKDTELRDNIITSKNDIAYLTDLYKLFNDINLQLQGNDLNLIKTKNVVAAFVAKLLLYVKNIGRHEFHNFPNLAAASFNNDDLLVYCQQLENLHSDFKDRFQDILKLEIPDWVLDPFSNVNTAGSSHLEEELIELTTNEEIKIKFKNGYQDFWLQKPIPQLYPGLWSIVQKFLIAFSSSYLCERGFSTVATLLTKKRNRLHVTECGDLRLFLSKFEPDIDKLVKNHQIHPSH; the protein is encoded by the exons ATGTCGGAAGCAAAAAAGAAGAGACGGCAATACAGTGCGGAATATATTAAATACGGATTTATTGAAAATCCTACAAATCCATCTTCGCCTTTGTGCCTTCTTTGTCAAAAAACATTTTCCAATGAAGCAATGAAACCTTCTAGGCTACAAGATCATTTGAATAAAATGAGTTCAGATAAGAAAGACAAAGATGTGACATATTTTCAAGACCTGGAAAAGAAGTACACAGCTCAGCCGACTgtatcaaaacttttttcagCAGCTTCTAAACAAGACGATGACGGACTTCGAGCTTCGTACAATATCTCTTTGTTAATTGCTCAAAAAGGCAAACCACACACTATTGGCGAAGAGTTAATTTTACCAGCAATAAAAGAAGTTATAACTACCGTGCTCCATAAGCCAGCGACAGATATTATCCGAAAAATTCCTTTGAGCAATAGTTCTGTGCAAAGACGAATTGATGAAATGGCTGAAAACATCGAAGAGTCATTGTGCGATTATTTGAAGACAAATCAATTCTCAATTCAGTTGGATGAGTCCACTTTACCAACTAATGAAGCATTGTTGTTGGCATACGTGAGGTTCATTcaagatgaaaaaatatctcAAGAACTATTATTTGCAAGAAATTTAGAGACTGATACGAAAGGAGAAACCATATTTAATACACTGGAAAAGTTTTGTGATGAGAAAAAAATACCATTGAAAAACATTATATCAGCGGCTACAGATGGCGCTCCGGCCATGGCAGGGCGTCACAAAGGCTTCATAGCATACTTAAAAAACAAAGTTCCAGATGTGCTCGCTGTACATTGCGTTATTCATCGTCAACATTTGGTTGCGAGAAATTTGAGTGAACGGCTATTTCAGTCACTGCAACATGTCATCAAAGCA CTTTGTGTTGCTAATGATGAAGATTTCAACCGATTGCTGTTTCACACAGAAGTGCGTTGGCTATCAAGAGGTACTTGTCTGACTCGATTTTACAATTTGTTTGACTCTGTGATAGAGTTCTTGGAAAACAAAGACACAGAATTGCGCGACAACATCATCACATCAAAAAATGATATTGCGTACTTGACAGACctgtataaattgtttaatgatatCAATCTCCAACTTCAAGGTAATGACTTGAActtgattaaaacaaaaaatgttgttGCTGCTTTCGTAGCCAAACTCCTCTTGTACGTGAAAAATATTGGCAGACATGAGTTCCACAATTTCCCTAATTTAGCAGCAGCATCCTTTAACAACGATGATTTGCTTGTTTACTGCCAACAATTGGAGAATCTCCACAGCGATTTCAAAGATCGATTCCAGGACATTTTAAAATTGGAAATACCGGACTGGGTGTTGGATCCTTTTTCAAATGTCAACACTGCAGGATCATCCCATTTGGAAGAAGAACTTATAGAACTGACAACGAACGaggaaataaaaatcaaattcaaaaatGGCTACCAAGACTTTTGGCTACAAAAGCCAATCCCGCAATTGTACCCTGGATTGTGGTCGATTGTTCAAAAGTTTTTGATAGCATTCTCATCATCGTATTTGTGTGAACGTGGATTTAGCACTGTGGCAACGTTGCtaactaaaaaaagaaatcgtttGCATGTTACTGAATGCGGTGACTTAAGGCtgtttttgagtaaatttgagCCTGATATTGACAAACTTGTTAAAAACCATCAGATTCATCCTTCACATTAG